The Elgaria multicarinata webbii isolate HBS135686 ecotype San Diego chromosome 4, rElgMul1.1.pri, whole genome shotgun sequence genome contains a region encoding:
- the UBE2J1 gene encoding ubiquitin-conjugating enzyme E2 J1, translating into METRYNLKSPAVKRLMKEAAELRDPTDHYHAQPLEDNLFEWHFTVRGPPDSDFDGGVYHGRIVLPPEYPMKPPSIILLTANGRFEVGKKICLSISGHHPETWQPSWSIRTALLAIIGFMPTKGEGAIGSLDYTPEERRALAKKSQDFYCEGCGSLMKEALLPLTSGSASSQADREAKELARQISFKAEVNSATKPVAEPADPSGFNHLTSSAEHQQESTTPAFQDTTTSEMSENQTNSATSSQEERTQPASNNTSMSPRERRTHQSRVPTSTNFNQVQQPRVHTSHLGSNMLIFLLVLALAALIFRRIYLANEYTFEL; encoded by the exons ATGGAGACGCGCTACAACCTCAAAAGCCCGG cTGTTAAACGTTTAATGAAAGAAGCTGCTGAACTGAGGGACCCAACAGACCATTATCATGCACAGCCCTTAGAG GACAACCTTTTTGAGTGGCATTTCACTGTCAGAGGTCCTCCAGATTCAGATTTTGATGGAGGAGTTTATCATGGCAGAATAGTACTACCGCCGGAGTATCCTATGAAACCACCAAGTATTATTCTCTTAACA GCCAATGGCAGGTTTGAAGTTGGAAAGAAAATTTGCTTAAGCATCTCAGGACACCATCCTGAAACATGGCAACCTTCATGGAGCA TAAGAACCGCCTTGCTGGCCATTATTGGATTTATGCCAACGAAAGGGGAGGGAGCCATAGGGTCTCTAGACTACACACCTGAGGAAAGACGAGCACTTGCTAAGAA GTCACAGGATTTCTATTGTGAAGGATGTGGATCACTTATGAAGGAAGCTCTCCTACCCTTAACATCTGGAAGTGCCTCAAGTCAGGCAGACAGAGAGGCCAAGGAACTTGCTAGGCAAATTAGTTTCAAG GCTGAAGTTAATTCAGCTACGAAACCTGTTGCCGAACCTGCCGACCCGTCAGGATTTAACCACTTGACCAGTTCAGCCGAACATCAACAAGAAAGTACAACTCCAGCATTCCAGGACACAACCACCAGCGAAATG TCTGAGAATCAGACCAACTCAGCCACCTCAAGTCAAGAAGAGCGTACCCAGCCTGCTTCAAACAATACTTCCATGAGCCCTCGTGAGCGGCGTACACACCAGAGTAGGGTGCCAACTTCAACCAATTTCAATCAGGTTCAACAGCCCAGAGTCCACACAAGCCACCTGGGGTCAAATATGCTGATTTTCCTTCTTGTTTTAGCATTGGCAGCTCTTATATTTAGGCGTATATATCTAGCCAATGAGTATACATTTGAATTATGA